A portion of the Solea senegalensis isolate Sse05_10M linkage group LG17, IFAPA_SoseM_1, whole genome shotgun sequence genome contains these proteins:
- the mrps18a gene encoding 39S ribosomal protein S18a, mitochondrial, whose translation MALRSVLRSVWTSFTGLKCGTTASTLGSFQPIHVPQLSALTIQSRGIRHVVEKQENKITMIEGQIVDVPSGPQPPNPTAKCPIYRWNLQHKYNYMDVLLLRQFIRSDGGMLPRRITGLCPEEHRKITICVQMAHRAGLFPDHRPKLPEGHVPTRPKPQLNRYLTRWSVKTVKPIYKTGLKWCKKRMPVGHPALKDNVRYGARPLYMKH comes from the exons ATGGCGCTTCGCAGTGTGTTGAGGTCGGTTTGGACCTCGTTTACGGGATTAAAATGTGGGACTACAGCCTCAACACTGGGCTCCTTTCAACCCATACATGTTCCTCAGCTGTCCGCTCTGACTATCCAGAGCAGGGGTATTCGCCACG TGGTCGAGAAGCAagagaataaaataacaatg ATTGAGGGACAAATCGTGGATGTTCCGTCAGGACCACAACCCCCAAACCCCACAGCCAAGTGTCCTATCTACAGGTGGAACCTACAGCACAAATACAACTACATG GATGTCTTGCTGCTCCGTCAGTTCATCAGGTCAGATGGAGGAATGTTGCCCAGGAGAATCACTGGCCTCTGCCCAGAGGAGCATCGCAAGATAACCATCTGTGTGCAGATGGCTCACAGAGCCG GTCTGTTCCCTGACCACAGACCCAAACTTCCAGAAGGCCATGTCCCAACGAGGCCGAAGCCACAGCTTAACAG ATATTTGACTCGCTGGTCCGTCAAAACGGTGAAACCCATCTACAAAACAGGACTGAAATGGTGTAAGAAGCGTATGCCTGTTGGCCACCCAGCACTCAAGGACAATGTGCGTTATGGTGCCAGGCCTCTTTACATGAAACACTGA